In Cytophagales bacterium, one DNA window encodes the following:
- the preA gene encoding NAD-dependent dihydropyrimidine dehydrogenase subunit PreA: protein MIDLTTNLAGIKSPNPFWLASAPPTNSGYQVMKAFDKGWGGAVWKTVGVPIVNVSSRYGGVNYNGQRLIGLNNIELITDRPLKDNLKDMEEVKKHFPDNAVVASLMVESKEEWHQIVKDVENAGADGIELNFGCPHGMCERGMGSAVGQEPEVLTTIVSWVKEAATVPVIVKLSPNISFITDPAVAANKGGGDAISLVNTFQSLVGVDLDKFVPYPVVNGQSTNGGYCGPAIKPIALNMVKNCALHPDVRLPISGIGGISTWRDAVEFMLLGASNVQVCTAVMHFGFGIIDELISGLKIYMQDKGFTKVTDLVGKALPNVSEWGDLDLSYKVIAEINKDKCIGCQLCYIACEDGAHQAIGLVEQNDVPFKKEDGSEGIGSDRVPYIIEENCVGCNLCSLVCPVEDCITMVERDTGKPSETWNQRIEKGTIPTEFNDKLAGGIGHFTPKPADALKK, encoded by the coding sequence CAAACCTCGCAGGAATAAAATCCCCAAACCCCTTTTGGCTGGCATCTGCGCCACCGACCAATTCCGGATACCAGGTGATGAAAGCATTTGACAAGGGCTGGGGTGGAGCCGTATGGAAAACGGTAGGCGTACCCATTGTAAATGTCTCCAGCCGTTATGGTGGCGTGAATTACAACGGACAGCGCCTGATCGGGCTAAACAATATTGAATTAATAACAGACCGCCCGCTCAAAGATAATTTGAAAGATATGGAAGAAGTAAAAAAGCACTTCCCCGATAATGCCGTTGTTGCTTCCTTAATGGTTGAATCAAAAGAAGAATGGCATCAAATAGTAAAAGATGTTGAGAATGCAGGGGCAGATGGAATAGAGCTGAATTTCGGCTGCCCTCATGGCATGTGCGAACGCGGGATGGGCTCGGCTGTGGGCCAGGAACCTGAAGTGTTGACAACCATCGTATCCTGGGTGAAAGAAGCAGCTACTGTACCTGTAATTGTTAAATTAAGCCCCAATATTAGTTTCATCACAGACCCTGCTGTTGCTGCCAACAAAGGCGGAGGCGATGCGATCTCATTAGTAAATACTTTTCAGAGTCTTGTTGGCGTTGACCTGGATAAATTTGTTCCTTACCCGGTAGTGAATGGGCAAAGTACAAATGGTGGTTATTGCGGTCCCGCAATTAAGCCCATTGCTTTAAATATGGTTAAAAATTGCGCCCTGCATCCGGATGTGAGGCTGCCCATCTCCGGGATCGGTGGCATTTCAACCTGGCGGGATGCGGTAGAATTTATGCTTTTAGGCGCTTCTAATGTACAGGTTTGCACTGCTGTGATGCATTTTGGTTTTGGAATAATAGATGAACTGATCAGCGGTTTGAAGATATACATGCAGGATAAAGGATTTACCAAAGTAACCGATCTTGTGGGCAAAGCTTTACCTAATGTATCGGAATGGGGTGACCTGGATCTAAGCTACAAGGTTATTGCTGAAATTAATAAAGATAAATGTATTGGCTGCCAGCTTTGTTATATCGCTTGTGAAGACGGGGCACACCAGGCGATTGGATTAGTAGAACAGAATGATGTTCCGTTTAAAAAGGAGGATGGCAGCGAAGGCATTGGCAGCGACAGGGTTCCTTATATTATTGAAGAGAATTGTGTGGGATGTAATCTGTGCTCATTAGTTTGTCCTGTAGAGGATTGTATCACCATGGTTGAAAGAGACACAGGCAAACCATCTGAAACCTGGAACCAACGGATTGAAAAAGGAACCATACCTACTGAATTTAATGATAAGCTTGCAGGGGGGATTGGGCATTTTACTCCCAAACCTGCGGATGCGTTGAAAAAGTAA
- a CDS encoding ABC transporter ATP-binding protein: MELKINNLSKTYPNGVEALKNVSLTIPTGMFGLLGPNGAGKSTLMRIIATLQQADTGSVYLDDLNVLDQKDEVRKLLGYLPQEFGLYPKVTAEGLLNHFAVLKGVSNPKERKEVIHGLLQLTNLYEVRKKNLGTFSGGMKQRFGIAQALLGDPKLIIVDEPTAGLDPAERIRFHNLLSEIGENVIVILSTHIVDDVSDLCSSMAIIHLGEVLLTGSPLQLMNDLKGKVWEKVIEKDQLKAYKDKFNVISARLFAGKSLIHVYSEQKPDKSFETVPPELEDVYFSTITKDIHV, from the coding sequence ATGGAATTAAAAATCAATAATCTATCAAAAACTTATCCGAATGGTGTAGAGGCGTTAAAAAATGTCTCCTTAACGATTCCTACTGGCATGTTTGGTTTACTTGGGCCGAATGGCGCAGGTAAATCAACCTTAATGCGCATCATTGCTACTTTACAGCAAGCAGATACGGGTTCTGTTTATCTTGATGATCTAAACGTATTGGACCAAAAGGATGAAGTTAGAAAATTATTGGGATATCTACCGCAGGAATTTGGCTTGTACCCAAAAGTAACTGCTGAAGGTTTGTTGAATCATTTTGCAGTATTAAAAGGTGTTTCTAATCCTAAAGAAAGAAAAGAAGTGATCCATGGTTTACTTCAATTAACCAATTTATATGAGGTGAGAAAGAAAAATCTGGGAACTTTTTCCGGAGGTATGAAACAACGGTTTGGTATTGCACAAGCACTTTTAGGCGACCCAAAGTTGATCATTGTAGATGAACCTACGGCAGGGTTAGACCCTGCTGAGCGCATACGGTTTCATAACCTGCTGAGTGAAATCGGGGAAAATGTCATTGTTATACTTTCTACGCATATTGTGGATGATGTAAGTGATCTATGCAGCAGCATGGCAATCATTCATCTTGGAGAGGTGCTCTTAACCGGAAGCCCTTTGCAGCTTATGAATGATCTGAAAGGCAAAGTGTGGGAAAAAGTAATTGAGAAAGATCAGCTAAAAGCGTATAAGGATAAATTTAATGTTATCTCTGCCAGGTTGTTTGCCGGCAAGTCCCTGATCCATGTGTATAGTGAACAAAAACCGGATAAATCTTTTGAGACGGTACCACCTGAATTGGAAGATGTATATTTTTCTACTATTACAAAAGATATTCATGTTTAA